The Corynebacterium felinum DNA segment GAACAACCTATGCCATGCAAAATCACGCCACAGCAATTCCTTGCAAAACACAAGCGCATCCTGCCCGCCCACACCTATGACCTGGTCATACACTACGCGCGGTGAAATCTCCCCGAAACGGAAATGTGGCGATAACCCACTGACCACTTGCTTAGAAGGAAAATCGCGCCCACAAGCATAGCCATCATCACCGTGGCGCGTGCCAATAGTTCTAAAAAATTCCTCCGCCCTCGCCCACGCACCAATTTCACCTGGCCTGTGATGCTGCGCAAACTCCTTGTCCCACGCAGGTTCACCCCGTTGTGCAGGCAGCAAACACAACCCATCCACAGCTGCCATAGTCGCTTCCTCACGGCCACCGACACTCGAACGCACAGCACTGAGATCCGCAGTAACCGTGTGCGACAAGCTAGTAGGGGCGTCGATACGCTCCTGCTCAAGAACCTGCATCGCCTTCTTCGAAAACGGACCATACACCCGATAATCCCCACCCTGATTGGTGCGCACCTGCCACGGCTCAGTGAGTAAAAAACCAGCACAACTGCGCGCAACCACCCCACGCTGCTTCAACGTCTCCTTCACCGACGCATCAACAGCACACAACGGCGCATGATAACGCCTCGACCACGCCACCTTCCTCGCCCCCAACTGCCGCACCAACTCCGGAACCACTACAGAAGAATCCCCAGCGCACACCACAAACGGAACGCCCACCTGTGCCAAATCCCGCGTCAGACTAAACAGACTGTGATACAACCACCACTTCGAAGCCCGCCCCAGCGGACGTGAACCCTGCTGGGACTCCAGAACAAATACAGCCACAACCGACGCAGGTTTCCCACCCACACCCCCACCACACAGCCACTCAAACGCAGCATTATCGCGAAGACGAAGATCATCGCGAAACCACATCACCCGATCCGCCGACCCACAACCATAATCAGCGAGGAGACGCCGAACCTGCTCACCCACCCCAACACCAGAGCCACTCCCCTGCGAAGAGGAGGAAAATACCGAATGCTCAAGACCCTGCACCATAATAGACATCCCCCCATTATTCCCTGCTGGGCGAACTATGCAATCTACACTGCCAACGTAAAATACTCCGGCAAACGCGCAGTACCACCCAAACGCAACACCCGCACCACCGGTTGGACGCGAAGATGCCGCGTATCGGTCACCGCGTCATTATAAAAACGATGCGCCAACTGCACACGAGCCTCAGCATCCACAATTGCCGGCGGAAGTTCCTGACCCAACTGTGCGATCGCCGACGCCACCGCGCGCTCTTTCTCCGCACGCAGCTCCAAACTCTGATAATCCAAACTCACCGACTCCGCCTCATGCGCCAACAACCAATGCTGCGGATACAACGCCGCCAACACCGCACACCTACGATCCAAAGCCGCCTGCAACGCATTCAGCGCCGCCTCAGTACGCACATGCAAACGATGCAGCCGATTAGCAGTCGAACTAGCCCAAAACACCAGCACAGTCACCACTACAGCGGTGACAACCGCAACCATCGTCGTCAGCGTCATCGAAACCTCCTGGTCACTTTCACCTTCGTGCCATCCGCAACCGTGTCATACACACGCAACACTTCCTTAACCACCGAAGACCAATCAAAAACCGCTGCACGCGCCCGACCAACCTCCACCAACTGCTGACGCATCTGTGGCGATGCAATGAGCATGTCCAACTTCGCCCGCAAATCAGCCGAATCACCCGTCCGGAACAACACACCCGCCGGTTGAGGGCCATTTGCATCACAGACTGCAGCAAACGCCTCAAGATCACTCGCCACAACAGCACAGCCCGCCGCCATAGCTTCAACCAACACAATGCCGAAACTCTCACCACCTACATTCGGTGCCACATATATATCAGCACGGGCAAGAATTTCCGCCTTCTCTTCATCACTCACACGACCCACAAAACTCATACCCGCCACTTTTCGCTTGGTTCCCCCACCGATCACAACCACGTGTGCACGATCTTCCAACCCAGCAAAAGCCCGCACCAGCACGTCAAGGCCCTTGCGTGGTTCATCAAGCCTGCCTAAAAAAACAATTTCAACCTTCTCCTGTGGCTTCTTATCCGAAGCCACGGCACGGAAACGCTCATGAAAAAGGGCAG contains these protein-coding regions:
- a CDS encoding glycosyltransferase family 4 protein is translated as MRIGFVCPYSFDEPGGVQAHILDLAHVLIDLGHEVKVIGPCSADTVVPDFVVKGGKSVGIRYNGSVARLSFSPRTFRRVRDFIADGDFDIVHIHEPNSPSFSLAALMVAEGPIVATYHASSSGSKALKVALPVLRPLLEKIHGGIAVSEMARRWQVEQLGGDPVLIPNGVYTALFHERFRAVASDKKPQEKVEIVFLGRLDEPRKGLDVLVRAFAGLEDRAHVVVIGGGTKRKVAGMSFVGRVSDEEKAEILARADIYVAPNVGGESFGIVLVEAMAAGCAVVASDLEAFAAVCDANGPQPAGVLFRTGDSADLRAKLDMLIASPQMRQQLVEVGRARAAVFDWSSVVKEVLRVYDTVADGTKVKVTRRFR
- a CDS encoding cryptochrome/photolyase family protein — encoded protein: MSIMVQGLEHSVFSSSSQGSGSGVGVGEQVRRLLADYGCGSADRVMWFRDDLRLRDNAAFEWLCGGGVGGKPASVVAVFVLESQQGSRPLGRASKWWLYHSLFSLTRDLAQVGVPFVVCAGDSSVVVPELVRQLGARKVAWSRRYHAPLCAVDASVKETLKQRGVVARSCAGFLLTEPWQVRTNQGGDYRVYGPFSKKAMQVLEQERIDAPTSLSHTVTADLSAVRSSVGGREEATMAAVDGLCLLPAQRGEPAWDKEFAQHHRPGEIGAWARAEEFFRTIGTRHGDDGYACGRDFPSKQVVSGLSPHFRFGEISPRVVYDQVIGVGGQDALVFCKELLWRDFAWHRLFHNPLMEVECIRGEFEQYPWARFPLELDVVYRSQPAGSRDEFRLVSEQFSTPGSDFVAWARGTTGISLVDAGMRELWRTGVMHNRVRMVTGSLLTKNLGIDWRLGEQWFWDALVDADLAANPFNWQWVAGCGDDAAPFFRIFNPDTQAKRFDPDATYRKEFIEEFSTPSYPPPLVDLKESRRCALDAYRSL